TGTGCCGGTTTCCATTGGTTACGCGGACGCGCACAGATTTGAGGACTGTGTGACAtggtaaaaatatatttccttgTTTTTATCAACTATAACATACAAGGGCATAATACAGATCAATAACAAAATGAAGCACACACTGTAACATAATGCATACAAAGCAAGTAATAATTTACAGTAATGGGTTGGTAAGTTAGCTGAAAGGTTAATTTATGATTGATCAATTGTGTCCTTAAACTAAATCGTAGCCCAGTTGACATAAACATGTAATAAGTAATGTGCAGGTTAGTATGTATTATTAGTACTTACTTGTTTTGGGGAACAGTGTGCAGTTATACATTGTTATTGCTATTTAGCATGCATAACGTTGTTATTTTAAAGTCTGATAAATTGAAGTTTGATCATATTCATCTTTTGCAGAgttcaaaacagaaaaagggGCTTCGAGGTAAGTCTTGTACTAAATATATCTCTAATGCTAGTATTTTATTGAATGAACTGTAATTGTGTCTTTCTCTCAGGCTCTATAGATGATGTGTTAGGAGATCTTCTGGGAGATGATAATGATGATGGTATGAGTCTCTTTCTGGATATAAATGTCAGTTCTTCTTAAATATGctgaattattttaaagtaagtttctgTGTTCAACAGGCCCGGTCAAGGTCCGATCTCCAACTGCCGGATCCAGCAGACCTGCAGGCATCCTCGCATCACGCAGTGGGAAGAGGTAAGTGCTACTGTACACATGCAGCTGAATGTTGATTAGTTAATAGTGACCACATCATTCATGGGAAACACTTGCTTTGACCTTCAGTCAGGTTTTAATCTAATACGCATGTAGCTTGTGTTGGACAACATGTATTAACACAAATAGACTTTGTCATAAAGCATCTTCATAAACACCAGCAGTCTGAGAGATGAAGTGAGGCAGTTAACAGAGCTAAAACATCTTCAGGATTTCTCAATCACAGCTCTTATCATaactgtgtgtgttgtgtttcagGTCGATGTTAGATGATGATTTCTTCACTAAACTGGCTGAAGAGGTTGTGAATACAGATGAGGTGAGAAACGCTATACAAAACCTGTAGGGAaagaaaatgattcattcattcacctttataaaaaagttattaCACTTTGACTTTCTTGATAAACTGGTCTGATAAATAAGTCATTAAACTAAAAACCAGACTGTGATTTGCCTCACATATGATGAAGTGTCAAGTaaaaagctgctttgaaacaatgtaaCATTGTAAAAAGGGCTGTATAAGTAGATTTTGATTGATTGAAATCTGATTTAGTGTCTCTGTGTATTGTGATTGGCTGTCTTCTGTTCAAGTATGATGTAATGTAATtatgattggctgtttctcagggTTCTGATGTATCTGAAGCTGATCCTGCTGCTTTACTGGACAGTATGAAGGTAAATATATGCTAACCCCATCTCAAGGCAAGTCAtggtatagtcacaaaatatttgatttatttattcgtgTTCATGGACATGATTTTCTGCTTTTTGTGTTACTCGGCACAAATTTCTTTAAATAGTTGTTCATGTCCTTAGCATGACTTtcattttcatgtcattttatgtattgttttctcattttttattcatttttttaacattatcgcttggggtttgggttagaacgactttgtTAAATTTCAGACATCCTTGTAACCCAAACCCCATCTCTAACCAAAACCACATTTTCAATTCGCAATTTGTGCAATTTAAATGGTAATGAAAACACAGCTATAGACTataaaaatatggacgtagtgttcGTGACGTAACccgtaggtttgtgaagagctctTTGGAAGCCAATAGTTGGTGGTGCCTGCCGTCACCATCTTGGCATTGCTTCACTTGCAgataaccaaaaatgggtaaagcGGAGGAATATGGGTGGAGCTAAgatggctggttgctgaaactaCGCGCGCCTAGCTCAACGATAGTGACAGTAGTGGaagttcacccgtcactcaagtggccacgcccttactTATGCacaactttaaagcttaatttcaggggtgcaaacttgtcacctttcggcgaaatttgccgtttttgatccaaaataggtcattcttgtAATTCGTCTACATCCGATGAGTTTCtgaaaatgaggggtgaggggGGTCTGTGACACAGGGTCGCAGTAAATGAAATTCAATCCAGCTATTGTTATGTTTTACAATGTATAACGTTAGTCACCTTATTTGCTGCcgaagtttaagcagtctgtgCAGATTGAGCGCACAACCTTAACTCGTATTTTCTCATTCAACGTTACGCATCCACATCACGTTGCTGTGCGCATGGTCACAAAAACGTAAATTCAGTGCACCCttgtaatataatttaaactgatgagttacaaaaacattcaccccctcacagttgttaTGAAGCGccaaattagctatatagaccaaaaccactttttgtaccagtctgtaaatatttatttctgctgaaaagttaattttaacatggaggtctacaGATGAATTTTAGTTTAAGTCATTTCTGTGCTAGCTTCAAGAAAAAGACCGTAAGGTTGCCCCATGGTACTTATATATACACAGTGCACCCAcacatattatgtaaacaatttttttattctgcaacCTATTAGTTGCGACTTTTTATTAGGCAGccctatttaaaaatatttacaaacatttaaaaatgtttacatatcACACGTTTCACATTTGATGAAAGCAGATATAATTCTGATCacttttaattttgtttacTACAGAACATAGATGACATGGACGCTGACCTGTTTAGCTCCAAGAAGAAACCAAGTTCAGCTCCCGTTCAGAGGAAAGACTCGGGAAGAGCAGAAGAACTTTCCAAACCTGGAGACAAGAACAAAACCTCAGGTAAGTGATTGTTTTAAAAAGCCTTAACAAATGATATGACTTTTATGTATAAGTTTGTAAAACATTGAAGATATGTTTGCAGACAAAATGGTTCCTGAGGAGAAGAAGCCCAGTTCTGCCCCAGCATCCACAACAAGAAGTTACAAGAAGTTCAGCTTCCTTGGTAAGTAAAAATCGGATGAAACATGCTGTTTAACTTTATTGTTTGATGTGTGGTCCATGTTTGATAGCTTTatgattaaacattaaagttatttatttagttagtattgagaaataatttttatttgctCCATTCTCATGCTGCATATGGTTCAGATGATGATGAAGGTGGAGGTCTTGATGAGCCTCCTCCTGATAAAGGTATCAAAACTGTACAGTTCAGGAACCTACAGAAGCAACTCCTTGAAAAATATTAAGTTAAACATGTTGATTGATTTCTATGTGACACAGATAACATCGACAATTCCTTAGATGATCTGCTGAATGACTTGGAGCCCAAGCAGGGGCagaaaaagacaaataaaactGAGGCGACCTCCTCTTCCTCACCCGCTGTGTCCCACAAAACAGAGACAGGTGAGAAATACAACATCAGTAGATAAAGCTGAAGGATGATTTCCTCTTTAATACGCGTTTATACTTCAGCTGCTGGTGCGAAACGGAAGAACGATCTGATGTTTGACGAAGAAGATGACCTAATGGATGCTCTGGGCTTTGAAGAGACACCCAAAACACAAGGAAATGGACTGATACAGAAAAAAGAGAGGTACAGACAAATGTTCAATGGGTTGTTCATGTTAAAAGATTTTAAGTAACAGATCTCTCTCCTCAATAAACAGTGAAGGTCCTCAGAGAGCCCGTACAAGACTGGATGAGATTTTAGGCAGAGGAACATCACCTCGTCTTCTGGAGAGACCCGTCACAGGAGAGAAGAAAGAGACTCGAGTGCCTGAAAACCAGACAGAGAAACCTTCAGCAGTGAAAGGTGACATCACACTGGACTTTAGCTGTCTTTGTGCCACCTCTAAATTGAAACTCCCAAATTAAAGTTTGTCCTGTTTCTCTAGTCTCTCTGTTGGACGAGGAGGACGTGACGTTTGGCTCTTACCAGCCAACGATGGCCTCCACACCTGAGGGACGTCAGTCCAGAAGACAATCTGTCAGGTCAATGGACATAAAACTGCCACTACAGTCTTTGAGATTTAATGTTTTAGATGTGGATCTCCTATAAATTTcttcatttaacaaaaatttgAATCGTTTCAGATTCTCGACTGAAGACGTGAGCGCTCACTCTCCTGAACACAAACCCAAATCCTCCACATCCACACGAGCCGCCCGTCCCAAATCAGATTGGCTTGGTCTAAaacaggaggaggaggaggaaccAAAGATGAAGGAGGAGCCCAAACAAATCCCCTCAGAGACCCTGAAACCACCAGCATCTCCCTTAAAAAAACCTTCTAGCCAAGATACGCCTGATACAAAGACGGCAGAACCAGCAGCCGTACCCTCCTCTCCTCAAACCAACAGGAGACAAGAGAAGAAAGAGGAGGACGAGGAAGATGATTGGCTCTCTGGAGCACTGAGTCgtaaaaaaacacagttaatcagccaatcagaagagAGGGAGATAAAACAAGAAGGTTCATCAAGGGAGGATGTTAAACCAAACACAATCATCAGGTGAAAATATTCAATCCAAAATGAATCTCCTTACCCTACAGTATTGATCTGTGACCGTCACAAACTGATGAAGTCGTGTTTTCAGCTCTAAGCAAGATATCTCACGCAGACGACCAGATGAACGTCCTGTCTCAAACCAAGAGCCCAGGTACACAAACCCTGGTGTacgcaataaaaataaaacttgtgtgttgttttgttgtaaaaggCTGTAATAAAATAACTTGTGTGTGTATTTCTTAGCATGGATTCTTCTGGCATCTCCAACACAAGCAGGGAAGATCAACATAAACCTGGTACAGTGATAACTCTTTCATTTTACTTCTGATttcatacatatatttttactgaatgtTGCATGCTCAGTGGGTcccaaaatttattttttatctatttaattCATAGATTTTTTTGTACTGTCTGACATGGAGAAAATATTTGTGTTCATCATACTAGAAATATTTCAGCTTGCATCAAGTCTCAGGTTACCCTTCCTGTTTAATAGTAAGGGTAACCAGTTTCACCCCCAACCACTGTATAGTAGAGTTCATCCCAAACAGAATTTACTTGACCTGTGGTAATGCAGTCATTTGACTTATGGGGTATAAAACACACCCTTCAGACTCATAAAAAGCGTGCACACGCACAAAACGGGGCTCGAAACATGCATACgccagttttctttaaaaaaaaaactaacttaatgggagaatgggcttgccaGCTGGGatcaggtgatctgtgatttataaaggggacattgctttgttttataagtcttaatataTTTTGGAGCAcaccatttttggcttttgtgcgtacgtagacttttagtaaggatcctatgaacagttttataaataagACCCCTGCACTTTTGCCAGGGTTCCCAAGGGTCTTGCAATTTCTGGAATATCCTAGAATTGTAAAAGGTCTTTTCCAGACATTGAAAGTCAGGAAACTTTTTATCCATGGAATATCagggatttttgtttgttgctttaaattttagtttctatttatcaaaatgtaaccTCTTGTTAACTTTTGACTTAAGGAATACCAGGTCCAAGCCTCCGCTGATTACAATTTAAACAGATGTTTATTGGgactgtttattcatttcacgcAATTAAGCTAAATTTTTATAGACTCGCAATGTACACTACATCATCCAGGAAATTCTGCTTTTTAGTCAGGGAAAAATAAGGGAATTTGAACCCTGTGTTGCTGAGCAGAAGCGTCTAACATGACAACTATAGCATCACCAGCAGTCTGGTGTAGGTACTCACAGTATATATACTGGTGTAGACGTAGAGCAGAGATTTATTATGTGAACCTGTGACTTTTCTGAGATCCATCCACTAATATTTTTCTGCATACAGGTCAGAGATGTGAATGTGTTCATGTGTGAGTTTAATGTAAAGTGATGTTTCAGTGTTTCAGCAGAAATCACCTGCAGATGTCGCTGTACCCCTGAGTCAAACTCAAACAACTTTACCTGCAGATAATCTTCAACATCTGCTGATACAGCAACAGGtgacacatacacatacacacacatacacacacacatacatgtacacCCATACAACAAAGTGTTGTAGCCGAGTCAAACTTGAGTCCAAGACCAAAAATCGAGTGTAGAGTCTGAGTCCAGATTAAGCTGGATGTCTTGACACTCAATCTCTGGTGTTAGTCTTGATTCAGACTCAAGTTTGACTCAACTAGAACACTGATACAACATGATATAATGTTTAATACTTGCTGtattgtatgtgtgtagttGGCTCAGTCTCAGCTGTGGGGTTTGAGCTCACAGCAGAGAAACAGAAGAGACACAGATGAGACATCTGGAGACATCATAACATCACTGCAGACACGAATCATACAGCTGGAGGgacaggtacacacacacagtttatgACACATGCCTTACAGTGATTTTAACTTGATTAATGATAATACACACACTTTGAATAGCATATAGATTGTTGCAACTTtgttaatataataaaaagacacaaatgaattaaatgtgtattataaATGGTCACTCTAAACTCTTCTTCCACCTAAAAATTGTTCATGCAGACAGTGTGTGGGTACAATTTAAATATTACTTTGACTGATCCGTGCATTCACATACAAGTTAGATGATTTATGTTCAGAGTTTCAAACAGTGAGCAACATCATTTATGACCTCTACATGTTTCATATCTGTGTGTTCAGGTGAGGAGTTTACAGCTGGAGAGAGATCAGAAACACATGCTGTTAGAGAGTATTCAAGAGAGACACAAACAAGACACACTCATCATGGACAATACACACAGGTAACgcaaacaacacaacacacttAACTCTagataaaacaaacacacaacacaacaaaTACAAGTTACACACATAACACACTTACTGTCAGATAAAATACATACCACAGAAACTACACACAGGTAACacaaacaacacaacacacttACTGTCagataaaacaaacacacatcacaaacaacacaacacatacaggttacacacacaacacacttaCTGCCAGATAAAACACACCACAGAAACTACACAACATACACGCAGGTAACacaaacaacacaacacacttACTGTCagataaaacaaacacacacacacacacacacacaccacgaACAACACAATACATACAGGTTACaccaggcccggattggccatagggagaaccgggaggattcctgGTGGgctggtctgtttttttttgcccacgagggccggtgttgtcatgccaccgggatgttgcgtatttgcgggtgagagatgtcctcgccgctttatgcacaagttgattgtgtcccgagtcccgaccacttattggaagaattcttgcattagggttcattgacatctaaaacgcatgggaaacgcaggacgtgccgctgtcttctggttttcaaagcgcttacttgaacacgagttttgtttcagacgcgtctatattgagtgcgcttgccggccgtgcgtctatatttaaaataaacttgagcgcgtcttttgagtgcgcttgccggccgcacgtctattatattttaaataaacttgagcgcgtcttttgagtgcacttgccggccgcgcgtctattatattttaaataaacttgagcgcgtcttttgagtgcgcttgccggccgcgcgtctatatttttaataaacttgagcgcgtccggccgcgcgtctattatattttaaatgaacttgagcgcgtctttttagtgcgcttgccggccgcgcgtctatatttttaataaacttgagcgcgtccggccgcgcgtctattatattttaaataaacttgagcgcgtcttaatacaaacgggctggcctctaaaaggaaaagaatttacaaaacgtattttttatccaagtcatagatgaattctctatgaatagtcattattcatcgtttattgcaagaggaacaaaaatctatttgatgcaaaactcattagtttatttgaaaaaagtagtttcaaaagtatatccatgatgtttttttaacacaataggcctacgttatttagcaatagacatgatctaagtactaaaaaaaagatacagattttttccatttgtttccaatgcatacttgataaatcttgcttgtgtattgtatatcaggggtttccaaacgttatcaacccaacagttaatctcaagactcaccattttttagaaatagaaatagaggaaaacacaaacacatttgtttcctttagtttttgaataagtttactttagtaatattatggtcttatggtagggctgcatgattatggcaaaaattataattgtttactgcatttgcacggaatatgaaattatatatttgaaaaatacagtgaattgcaaggctgcagagaacagtgcactactgcagacttatactactgagggtttaaagatattattttaatagtcagtcgtgaactaaagtgggctggtctaaggcatgaaactccagggctgaaaatgagtcccactccggccctgggtTACACACATAACACACTTACTGCCAGATAAAACACATACCACAGAATCTACACAACATACACACAGGTCAGacaaacaacacaacacacttACTGTCAGATAATACAAACACAACAAATACAGGTTACACACATAACACACTTACTGTAagataaaacaaacacacacattacgAACAACACAGTACATACAGGTTACACACATAACACACTTACTGTAAGATAAAACACATACCACATAAACTACACAACATACACACAGGTAACacaaacaacacaacacacttACTGTCagataaaacaaacacacatcacaaacaacacaacacatacagattacacacacaacacacttaCTGCCAGATAAAACACACCACAGAAACTACACAACATACACACAGGTAACacaaacaacacaacacacttACTGTCagataaaacaaacacacaccacacaaacaacacaacacaatgaggttacacacacacacgacacaCTTACTGTAAGATAAAACACATACCACAGAAACTACACAACATACACACAGGTAAAACAAACATCACAACACACTTACCTCCagataaaacaaacacacaacacaacaaaTACAAGTTACACACATAACACACTTACTGTCAGATAAAATACATACCACAGAAACTACACACAGGTAACACAAACAACACACTTACTGTCagataaaacaaacacacacacacacacacacacacaccacgaACAACACAATACATACAGGTTACACACATAATACACATACTGCCAGATAAAACACATACCACAGAATCTACACAACATACACACAGGTGAGacaaacaacacaacacacttACTGTCAGATAATACAAACACAACAAATACAGGTTACACACATAACACACTTACTGTAagataaaacaaacacacacattacgAACAACACGGTACATACAGgttacacacaaaacacacttaCTGCCagataaaacaaacacacatcacaaacaacacaacacatagaGGTTACACACATACTGTCAGATAAAACACACACCACAGAAACTACACAACATACATACAGGTAACgcaaacaacacaacacacttACTGTCagataaaacaaacacacatcacaaacaacacaacacatagaGGTTACACACATACTGTCAGATAAAACACACACCACAGAAACTACACAACATACATACAGGTAACGCAAACAACACACCACACACATGGGTAACACACACAACACCCTTACTGTCAGataatacaaacacacatacaggtaacaccaacaacacaacacatactGGTTACAAACATAACACACTGCTAAataaaacagacacacacaggtaACACACACAATGCACTTTCTATCagataaaacacacaaacaccacagaaacaacatacacacacagataacacgcactacacacacacacaatgtttcACATGTTGTCGTCACCTCTCAGAGCTCGTGTGAAGCTCCTGGAGGAATCGGTCGCTCAGCGAGAGCTGCGGGCTCGGCAGGAGAACGAGGACCTGATGGAGAGACTGGCAGCTGTCACGCGCATGGTGGAGCAGGAACGGGCAGAGCTGCAGGCACAGCACCAGCGCAGACTGGCACAATGTCAACAGGACAGAGACCGAGAGGTGGAGAGACTGCGAGAACTGCAGAGGTGACGTACATTACACACGAAAAACCTCAATCCTGTGTGGATTACTCACAGAGAAATAATACTCGCAGACGCAGTAAAACTACAATTTAACCACACAGCCATTTGACAGGATTCTCTCAGTAGAGTTCAGAACCGATGCTTTATGATCATTTAATTAATTCGTGTCTCAGGAAGTCAATCCTGGAGATGAAGAGAGATCATGAAGATCAGATTCAGCGTCTGAAGAAACTGAAGGATGAGGAAATCGATGCTGTTACCAGCGCAACATCACAGACCAGGTGCTGTATCTCACATCGTGAGAGATTCACACACAGTGATCGTGAGCTCTGTGTGACTCTGATGAAGGTAACCGTGTGGTCTTCCGGGGTTTGTAGGTCTCTGACGGTGGTCATTGAACAGATGGAGCAGTTCTCCCGCAGGCTGGGCGATCTGTCGTCTCGTGTGGAGAGCACACACGAAAACACGGCTCAGGGTTTGGAGCTCGGAGCGAGACAGAGAGACGAACAGCTCAGAGGTATCACAACTAAATACTGTAAACACTGTATACAGTGAAGCAATAAATATTTGCTGTAAGGTCAGTGAGATTCAGCTGGATGTGTTGTGATGTCAGTGCTTCAGGATCGATTGAGTCAGCAGCAGAGAGAGATGACAGAGGAGAGGTCACGGCTCAAAGAGGTCATCACTAAGATGGACACACAACTCGCTGAGCAGCAGAGACAACTGGAGAAGGTCTGGAACTACAAAGCACAAATCTCATCGAATATTGCACATTATTCTGGCCAGTCTGGGGTGGGCTTCTCTGAACCGGCTGATATAATGTGAATATCATGAATGTAAATCTTTTGAAGTGCTTGTGAGATGGAGAAAGAGTTTGGcagctttgtgtgtgtgatatAGCGGACATTATGCTGATGTAGAGGTTTAGAGtaaagtctgtgtgtgtgtgttcaggagCGTTGGCGGGTCACAGCAGAGCAAGCCAAAGCTGAATCAGCTCTACGAGCACTCGAGGAAGAGAGACGGACCATGATGCAACACTTCAGTATGGAGAGAGATGAGCTGGAAAGAGCAAAGGTGAGTCGCTGTCTCCTGTCTACTTAGGGAATTGTCTATCCTATCATAGGGAGCATCCTATCTGGAATAAAACCTCGAAAGGTAACTGATCTGGAGCACTTGGAGTACTTCTGCCGCTTTATATACACcttagtttaaaatatataattgcaggttattttacatgcaaatctttgcttttgtaaaaaaattgacACTTCCTGGGAAATcagacttaaagcaacactatgtagtttccatgtaaaaatgacttacagctcccccatgtggttgaaaagcgcaacagtgcctggtatcagacactcttttgcaggcagggggaggggcagggctgtgtttcctaccctccaccgccactttcagagtgtgcttgtagcagctaggaggctgctcaggttgcagcaacagtacaatttgtccagttaaaagttgttctatcactgaaataattttagagacattatttaaaggtaaaaaaactacatagtgttgctttaaagtttCCCATATTCGATAATTTTAACTTATCTTTGAGCATTTAAACAGCATATGTAAAAGTTGTTTCTTGTGCTAATAATTTATTCATGCTTTAAAATAGGTTgtaactagggatgctccgataaggatttttgcaggccgataccgatcacagatttgttgtcttcgtgatcggccgataccaatgccgataccgatttttcaagctgatatgcaagctctttgatgactgtaacttttaactttttttctagATGAAGTAaaaccacagatgttgcctttgttatattacttgcagtaattaggtatattattgttttaatagagaatcaaataaattagcacaacaaatatttcttctgcaaagagaaatttaatatgcctttaaaaaggcgtatgtctgtaaaatctaatgaaaacacttcacagtctttactgtatgaattaaatatacacgcattcgtatgaagtacaacagttctttagtgaagagcaga
This window of the Misgurnus anguillicaudatus chromosome 19, ASM2758022v2, whole genome shotgun sequence genome carries:
- the LOC129436762 gene encoding fas-binding factor 1 homolog translates to MSSKQKKGLRGSIDDVLGDLLGDDNDDGPVKVRSPTAGSSRPAGILASRSGKRSMLDDDFFTKLAEEVVNTDEGSDVSEADPAALLDSMKNIDDMDADLFSSKKKPSSAPVQRKDSGRAEELSKPGDKNKTSDKMVPEEKKPSSAPASTTRSYKKFSFLDDDEGGGLDEPPPDKDNIDNSLDDLLNDLEPKQGQKKTNKTEATSSSSPAVSHKTETAAGAKRKNDLMFDEEDDLMDALGFEETPKTQGNGLIQKKESEGPQRARTRLDEILGRGTSPRLLERPVTGEKKETRVPENQTEKPSAVKVSLLDEEDVTFGSYQPTMASTPEGRQSRRQSVRFSTEDVSAHSPEHKPKSSTSTRAARPKSDWLGLKQEEEEEPKMKEEPKQIPSETLKPPASPLKKPSSQDTPDTKTAEPAAVPSSPQTNRRQEKKEEDEEDDWLSGALSRKKTQLISQSEEREIKQEGSSREDVKPNTIISSKQDISRRRPDERPVSNQEPSMDSSGISNTSREDQHKPVFQQKSPADVAVPLSQTQTTLPADNLQHLLIQQQLAQSQLWGLSSQQRNRRDTDETSGDIITSLQTRIIQLEGQVRSLQLERDQKHMLLESIQERHKQDTLIMDNTHRARVKLLEESVAQRELRARQENEDLMERLAAVTRMVEQERAELQAQHQRRLAQCQQDRDREVERLRELQRKSILEMKRDHEDQIQRLKKLKDEEIDAVTSATSQTRSLTVVIEQMEQFSRRLGDLSSRVESTHENTAQGLELGARQRDEQLRVLQDRLSQQQREMTEERSRLKEVITKMDTQLAEQQRQLEKERWRVTAEQAKAESALRALEEERRTMMQHFSMERDELERAKSALLDEQQSVMQHCAEERRKLAGEWSRFHAQEKIRQERAEREASRALERDASREGSIISMAQEQAELKLRAGELKQKEESLQKERDSLEKLRQELERDKDKLSTTALQLKTRAQEVESFSKLASERFEEGERALREARQVETEHQSRLHNIHTQMERLRQQQQSLQQERLRMTDHRRDVERMRQSLPLNPPVTPLNTAPVITDFSPVLSSTHLTSAVNPQPGELHAKLALIKYTAEKDRDFLQEEQYFLQTLKKTSYNSILNT